The following proteins come from a genomic window of Hydractinia symbiolongicarpus strain clone_291-10 chromosome 2, HSymV2.1, whole genome shotgun sequence:
- the LOC130630266 gene encoding uncharacterized protein LOC130630266: MFPDSKIAQSFELGPTKVHYIINFGIAPYFRDILYDSLKKVECYVVSFDESLNTVTQNCEMDVLVRFFDPVDDKVKICYLDSSFLGHSAHQDLFSHFTKTLGKLDPNKMFQVSMDGPSVNFKFLEKVQKDRLDNEQHQLIDIGSCGLHTIHGAFKNAAVSTEWNIKKILHGSYQILHDTPARRDDYESVTSSNVYPLNFCATRWVEDKVVAERLIEIWENIVKIVKFWEGLPKSKRPASKSYGYVKDAAKDLLTPAKLKFFSFLAGILQPFLVMYQTDKPMVPYMYQDLTKLLKNLMRLIVKPDVLTKCESISDLKAVNLNDNSVLMKPKNYNLGFATRFEINELKRKDLITNAQVAKFFTDAVIFVRSIVEKLFDKSPLSKNVVKNSTIFDPKVMVTESSSVLQTKLRSMLTYLVKLRVLTSFQCDKITEEFNEFSDHNLKLHIDKFQSFDRFQEDLDEFYFGDVGVKSFKELSFFIKLVLTLSHGQASVERSFSINNSVLRQNMKEESIVAKKVVSDHMIANGLKPDSIQVTNKLLQSVASARQKYEDSLELQRQKKRNERDENQKRILNDEIRDTKAKRDDLQKTCEALDKEFVSSVEKAEKDKDNVVSLVTKANALKRRSVELKTQVKSLDEALLVLEEKRRKVCK; encoded by the exons ATGTTCCCAGACAGCAAAATTGCTCAGTCATTTGAACTTGGGCCTACCAAAGTCCATTATATCATCAACTTTGGAATTGCCCCATACTTTAGAGACATCTTGTATGATTCATTGAAAAAAGTTGAATGTTATGTTGTCTCTTTTGACGAAAGTTTGAATACTGTAACTCAGAACTGTGAAATGGATGTACTAGTAAGATTTTTTGACCCTGTTGATGACAAAGTTAAAATCTGTTACTTAGACTCAAGCTTTCTTGGACATAGTGCTCACCAAGATTTGTTCAGCCATTTCACGAAGACGCTTGGGAAATTAGATCCAAACAAAATGTTTCAAGTATCCATGGATGGACCTAGCGTTAACttcaaatttttggaaaaagtcCAGAAAGACCGTCTTGACAATGAACAACATCAACTCATTGACATAGGTAGCTGTGGTCTTCACACTATTCATGGTGCTTTCAAAAATGCTGCAGTTTCTACTGAATGGAACATTAAGAAAATACTCCATGGTTCTTACCAAATATTGCACGACACACCAGCCAGAAGAGATGATTATGAAAGTGTGACATCATCTAATGTTTATCCGCTAAATTTTTGTGCTACACG gtGGGTGGAAGACAAAGTTGTAGCAGAGCGTCTCATTGAAATTTGGGAAAATATTGTGAAAATCGTAAAGTTTTGGGAAGGTCTTCCGAAATCAAAACGACCTGCTTCTAAGAGCTATGGTTATGTGAAAGATGCTGCTAAAGACCTGCTCACACCTGCGAAATTGAAGTTTTTCAGTTTCCTAGCTGGAATTTTGCAACCATTTTTGGTAATGTACCAAACGGACAAACCAATGGTTCCTTATATGTATCAAGACTTGACCAAgcttttaaagaatttaatgaGATTGATTGTTAAGCCTGATGTGTTAACAAAATGTGAATCAATAAGTGATTTAAAAGCTGTCAATTTGAATGATAATTCAGTGCTTATGAAACCAAAGAATTATAATTTAGGCTTTGCTACTAGATTTGAAATaaacgaattaaaaagaaaagatctAATAACTAATGCACAGGTGGCTAAGTTCTTTACTGATGCTGTTATATTTGTTAGATCTATTGTTGAGAAGTTATTCGACAAGAGTCCGttgtcaaaaaatgttgttaaaaattccACTATATTTGATCCCAAGGTAATGGTTACTGAAAGCTCCTCTGTTTTGCAAACCAAACTGAGAAGCATGTTAACATATCTGGTGAAGCTTAGAGTTTTAACATCTTTTCAATGTGACAAAATCACTGAAGAATTTAATGAGTTTTCCGATCACAATTTGAAACTTCACATTGATAAATTTCAGAGTTTTGATAGGTTTCAAGAAGACTTAGatgaattttattttggtgATGTTGGCGTAAAAAGTTTCAaggaactttctttttttatcaaattagtCTTAACATTAAGTCACGGTCAAGCGTCAGTTGAAAGAAGTTTTAGTATTAACAACTCTGTCCTCAGACAAAACATGAAAGAAGAATCTATCGTAGCTAAAAAGGTTGTGAGTGATCATATGATTGCTAATGGTTTAAAACCTGATAGTATTCAGGTAACTAACAAGCTGCTTCAATCTGTAGCTTCTGCAAGACAAAAGTATGAAGACAGTTTAGAACTACAGAGACAGAAAAAACGCAATGAAAGAGATGAGAATCAAAAGCGCATATTAAATGATGAAATAAGAGACACAAAAGCTAAACGTGATGATTTGCAGAAGACATGTGAAGCATTAGACAAAGAATTCGTTTCATCAGTAGAGAAAGCTGAAAAAGATAAAGATAACGTTGTGTCACTTGTAACCAAGGCAAATGCATTGAAAAGAAGAAGTGTTGAGTTGAAAACTCAAGTAAAAAGCTTAGATGAAGCACTCTTGGTTTTAGAGGAGAAGAGGAGGaaagtttgtaaataa